The following proteins come from a genomic window of Paramormyrops kingsleyae isolate MSU_618 unplaced genomic scaffold, PKINGS_0.4 ups121, whole genome shotgun sequence:
- the LOC140587007 gene encoding sodium-dependent lysophosphatidylcholine symporter 1-A-like translates to MQSASTLSIPVWQMLLLRLGKKTTIFIGLSIYIPTLIIIASVKTHLPTYILMSTLAGSSLAALYLLPWSMLPDVVDDFKVKHPTCKDLEAMFYSCFVFGNKFGGGMSVGISTLAL, encoded by the exons ATGCAGAGTGCCTCTACACTGTCTATTCCAGTATGGCAGATGCTTCTTCTGAGACTTGGCAAGAAGACCACTATCTTTATTGGGCTGTCG ATATACATCCCAACTCTGATCATCATTGCCTCTGTGAAGACCCACCTCCCAACCTACATCCTCATGTCCACCCTAGCTGGATCCAGTCTTGCAGCATTATACTTGCTTCCCTG GTCAATGCTACCAGATGTGGTTGATGACTTCAAAGTGAAGCACCCAACCTGCAAGGACCTGGAGGCCATGTTCTATTCCTGCTTTGTGTTCGGCAATAAGTTTGGAGGGGGCATGTCAGTTGGGATTTCCACCCTGGCTTTATAG